The Gillisia sp. Hel_I_86 genome has a segment encoding these proteins:
- the frr gene encoding ribosome recycling factor, whose protein sequence is MNEDLNFILESTEENMHNALKHLEKQLLNIRAGKATPSMLGSVMVEYYGSMTPLAQVANINTPDARTLTIQPYEKNTIPNIEKGIMYANLGFNPMNNGESVIISVPPLTEERRKELVKQAKAEAEEAKIGIRNDRKVANNDIKKLEISEDESKIAEENIQTLTDTHIKKVDAILEVKEKEIMTI, encoded by the coding sequence ATGAACGAAGATTTAAATTTTATTCTGGAAAGTACAGAAGAGAACATGCACAATGCACTTAAGCATTTGGAAAAACAATTGCTTAATATTCGTGCCGGGAAAGCAACCCCATCTATGCTTGGGAGTGTAATGGTAGAATATTATGGTAGTATGACTCCTTTGGCACAAGTTGCAAACATCAACACACCGGATGCCAGAACACTTACCATACAGCCATATGAAAAGAATACCATCCCAAACATCGAAAAAGGGATCATGTATGCCAATCTTGGTTTTAATCCTATGAACAATGGGGAAAGTGTAATAATTAGCGTTCCTCCTTTAACTGAAGAGCGACGTAAAGAACTGGTAAAACAAGCAAAAGCTGAAGCAGAGGAAGCTAAGATTGGGATTAGAAACGACAGAAAAGTCGCCAATAACGATATCAAGAAATTGGAGATCTCTGAAGATGAGTCTAAAATTGCGGAAGAAAATATTCAGACCTTAACAGATACCCATATTAAAAAAGTAGATGCTATTTTAGAGGTTAAAGAAAAAGAAATCATGACCATCTAA
- a CDS encoding DUF5686 family protein — protein MQKLLTLALFIISCSSIIGQNTFNGQIINAKNGEPLAYATVKGSEKTQALTNIDGSFSLQLSTKDSIITVSYIGFSSKKIPVTKFSGFYIIKLQPFAENLSAVMLYSEESPVDKIIRKAIERKAKNDPEKALNSFTYKSYNKFIIDNEASGISTQTDSSNIEIRTIINQGRAYLSEKTATHLFAKPNKRKELVEGIKTAGFNKPVYDVLSLKAEPLSLYKSNYQLFDTDYAGPLANGAFNNYSYKILDTTSIAGRPSYMIYFKPKRQKKVAGLEGVLYLDTTSYAIQKATAQLMGAVELVVNHNYDYYKAQDLWFPSNQTITLKPGTGGKDISVFGGSISLGTVQRKKSILNTVIGSGEIESGLFLESTTVNYELRFNEEVSFPKYAATINVLKDANEKPVNYWEANRQIPFTIADELTSQKVDSIIKTRNIEQKIRVKKAISNGHLPAGMWDFDISKFFKFNNYEGIRIGAGGTTNAGFSEKIRLHGYLVYGFKDAEFKYGLGAGTLLRKRTDTWLDIKYSDDIREVGSYKYLKGINDFSILEPRFVNISFYYKYRELQAGLTHRFTPKLETEWVINRSDISQIGNYGFVDNNILYTDYTIAEATVGFLYRPFSTFLNTPESNQIINKGYPQFTGQISKSFSNILGGDFDFTKIGLKAEYQINRLDLSNTQFTLEGNYAFGAIPLTHAFHSFPNNPNKTEIFDRFSIAGKISFETMYFNEFFSDRQVALHVRHQFRPIRITDSYKPELAILNRFVIGSFDDIEAHQNIEFNSLKHGFSEAGLELNKLLGGFGLSFAYRYGAYHLPTFKENFSFKFTLKLKI, from the coding sequence ATGCAAAAACTACTTACCCTAGCTTTATTTATTATTTCATGTTCTAGCATTATCGGTCAAAATACGTTTAATGGCCAAATAATAAATGCTAAAAATGGGGAGCCTTTAGCCTATGCTACTGTAAAGGGCTCAGAAAAAACACAGGCCCTTACCAATATAGACGGAAGCTTCAGTTTACAATTAAGCACCAAAGATTCTATCATAACCGTTTCTTATATTGGTTTTTCCAGCAAAAAGATCCCGGTCACAAAATTTTCAGGTTTCTACATTATAAAATTGCAGCCATTTGCAGAAAACCTTTCGGCAGTAATGTTATATTCTGAAGAAAGTCCTGTAGATAAAATTATTCGTAAGGCAATCGAGAGAAAAGCTAAAAACGACCCGGAAAAAGCGTTGAATAGTTTTACTTATAAAAGCTACAACAAATTCATTATAGACAATGAAGCTTCAGGAATCAGTACTCAAACTGATTCTTCAAATATAGAGATCAGGACCATCATCAACCAAGGTCGTGCCTATCTTTCAGAAAAAACAGCAACCCATCTGTTTGCGAAACCAAATAAGAGAAAAGAATTAGTAGAAGGTATTAAAACTGCAGGTTTTAACAAGCCTGTTTACGATGTACTGTCTTTAAAGGCCGAGCCTCTTTCTCTTTACAAGAGCAACTATCAATTATTTGATACAGATTATGCAGGACCTTTGGCAAATGGGGCATTCAATAATTATTCTTATAAAATATTGGACACCACAAGTATAGCAGGCAGGCCTTCCTATATGATCTACTTTAAACCAAAAAGGCAAAAGAAGGTTGCTGGATTGGAAGGTGTTTTATATTTAGACACAACGAGCTATGCCATTCAGAAAGCAACCGCGCAACTTATGGGAGCAGTAGAATTGGTGGTAAACCATAATTACGATTATTATAAAGCCCAAGACTTGTGGTTCCCAAGCAATCAAACAATCACGTTGAAACCTGGTACTGGCGGAAAAGACATCTCGGTTTTTGGGGGAAGTATTTCTTTAGGAACAGTCCAACGTAAAAAATCCATTTTAAACACTGTCATTGGGTCCGGAGAAATAGAATCGGGGCTTTTTTTGGAATCCACTACTGTTAACTACGAGCTTCGGTTCAACGAGGAAGTTTCCTTCCCTAAATATGCGGCTACTATCAATGTATTAAAAGATGCAAACGAAAAGCCTGTTAATTACTGGGAAGCCAATCGCCAAATTCCATTTACCATAGCAGATGAGCTTACTTCTCAAAAAGTAGATAGTATTATTAAGACTAGGAATATCGAGCAAAAGATCAGGGTGAAAAAGGCCATTTCCAATGGTCATTTACCTGCGGGAATGTGGGATTTTGATATTAGTAAATTTTTTAAATTCAATAATTACGAGGGGATTCGAATAGGAGCCGGAGGAACCACCAATGCCGGTTTTTCTGAAAAAATTAGATTACACGGCTATCTTGTTTATGGTTTTAAAGATGCGGAATTCAAATATGGTTTGGGAGCAGGAACATTATTGAGAAAACGCACGGATACTTGGCTGGATATAAAATATAGCGATGACATTCGGGAAGTTGGAAGCTATAAATACCTAAAAGGCATCAATGATTTTTCGATTTTGGAACCCCGATTCGTAAATATTAGTTTTTACTATAAATATCGGGAACTTCAAGCGGGGCTAACCCATAGATTTACTCCAAAATTGGAAACGGAATGGGTGATCAACAGAAGCGATATTTCCCAAATAGGAAATTATGGCTTTGTAGACAACAACATCCTTTATACAGATTATACAATTGCAGAAGCCACTGTTGGGTTTTTATACCGCCCATTTAGTACCTTTTTGAACACTCCGGAAAGCAACCAAATAATCAATAAAGGGTATCCGCAATTTACCGGGCAAATATCAAAAAGTTTTTCTAATATTCTGGGTGGGGACTTCGATTTCACTAAAATAGGATTAAAGGCTGAATATCAAATAAACAGACTGGACCTATCCAATACCCAATTTACATTGGAGGGAAATTATGCCTTCGGTGCTATTCCACTAACACATGCATTTCACTCGTTCCCAAACAATCCCAATAAAACAGAAATCTTCGATAGATTTTCCATAGCAGGAAAGATCAGTTTTGAAACGATGTATTTCAATGAATTCTTTAGTGATCGCCAAGTGGCTTTGCACGTAAGACATCAGTTTAGACCAATAAGAATTACAGACTCATACAAACCTGAACTTGCGATTTTAAATAGATTTGTAATTGGAAGTTTCGATGATATTGAAGCACATCAGAACATCGAATTCAATTCCCTAAAACACGGTTTTTCTGAAGCTGGCTTGGAACTCAACAAGTTGCTTGGTGGTTTCGGACTTAGTTTTGCTTATAGATATGGAGCTTATCACCTACCTACTTTCAAAGAAAATTTTTCTTTTAAATTTACATTGAAGCTTAAAATTTAG
- the pyrH gene encoding UMP kinase, with protein sequence MQYKRILLKLSGEALMGDRQYGIDPDRLAEYAQEIKTVIEKGVEVAIVIGGGNIFRGVAGASKGMDRVQGDHMGMLATVINGLALQGSLEDAGIQTRLQSAIQINEVAEPFIRRRAIRHLEKGRVVIFGGGTGNPYFTTDSAAVLRAIEIHADVILKGTRVDGIYTADPEKDKKATKFDFISFDDVIRKGLKVMDTTAFTLSQENELPIIVFDMNNKGNLLKVVTGENIGTKVNLQED encoded by the coding sequence ATGCAATACAAAAGAATTCTTCTTAAATTATCGGGCGAAGCATTAATGGGCGACAGACAATACGGGATAGATCCTGATCGTTTGGCCGAATATGCACAAGAAATAAAAACGGTCATAGAAAAAGGTGTGGAGGTTGCTATTGTTATAGGAGGTGGAAATATTTTTAGAGGTGTGGCCGGTGCAAGCAAAGGAATGGACAGAGTACAAGGAGACCACATGGGGATGCTTGCCACTGTAATTAATGGGCTAGCGCTTCAAGGATCGTTGGAAGATGCGGGAATACAAACACGTTTGCAATCTGCCATCCAAATAAACGAAGTAGCAGAACCTTTTATTAGACGAAGAGCAATTCGTCACCTGGAAAAAGGGCGTGTTGTTATTTTTGGGGGAGGGACAGGAAATCCATATTTTACCACAGATTCTGCTGCAGTTCTTAGAGCAATCGAAATCCATGCAGATGTGATTTTGAAGGGAACACGAGTAGATGGTATTTATACCGCAGATCCTGAAAAAGATAAGAAGGCTACAAAATTCGATTTTATATCTTTCGATGATGTAATTCGTAAAGGCTTAAAAGTGATGGACACCACAGCATTTACCCTTAGCCAGGAGAATGAACTGCCAATCATTGTGTTCGATATGAACAATAAAGGGAACCTGTTAAAAGTAGTGACCGGCGAAAATATTGGAACTAAAGTAAATTTACAAGAAGATTGA
- the asnS gene encoding asparagine--tRNA ligase has protein sequence MIKAKIADLLNSDKFLQEVEVKGWVRSYRSNRFIALNDGSTINNIQCVIDFENTAEDILKRITVGAALKIKGTLKESLGSQQSVEVEVTSIEILGDANPEEVKLTILSPKKHSLEKLREQAHLRIRTNTFGAVMRVRSKLSFAVHSYFQQNNFHYVNTPIITGSDAEGAGEMFKVTGMDLNNPARDEKGNINYKEDFFGKETNLTVSGQLEAETYAMGLGQVYTFGPTFRAENSNTSRHLAEFWMIEPEVAFCDLDGNMDLAEDFIKYVVSYVLENCKDDLEFLENRLKDDEKTKPAAERSELDLLEKLKFVTENNFKRVSYTEAIDILKNSKPNKKKKFQYPIEEWGADLQSEHERFLVEKHFKCPVILFDYPADIKAFYMRLNEDGKTVRAMDILFPGIGEIVGGSQREERLDVLKEKMKALGIDEKELWWYLDTRKFGTCVHSGFGLGFERLVLFVTGMTNIRDVIPFPRTPQNAEF, from the coding sequence ATGATAAAAGCAAAAATTGCTGATTTATTGAACAGCGATAAATTCTTACAGGAAGTTGAAGTAAAAGGTTGGGTACGATCTTACAGAAGCAATAGGTTTATAGCGCTAAACGATGGTTCTACCATCAACAACATCCAATGTGTTATAGATTTTGAAAACACTGCTGAAGATATTTTAAAACGAATCACCGTAGGAGCTGCTTTAAAGATCAAGGGAACTTTAAAAGAAAGTCTGGGGAGTCAGCAAAGTGTGGAAGTGGAAGTTACTTCCATAGAAATACTAGGAGATGCCAATCCAGAAGAGGTAAAATTAACCATCTTGTCCCCAAAAAAACATAGCCTTGAAAAATTAAGGGAGCAAGCACATTTAAGGATTCGCACCAATACCTTTGGAGCAGTAATGCGCGTACGTAGCAAGCTGTCTTTTGCTGTTCATAGTTATTTTCAGCAGAATAACTTCCATTATGTGAACACTCCCATTATTACCGGTAGCGATGCCGAAGGGGCTGGAGAAATGTTCAAGGTAACAGGAATGGATTTGAACAATCCCGCAAGAGATGAAAAAGGAAATATAAATTATAAAGAAGATTTCTTCGGAAAAGAAACAAACCTTACCGTTTCTGGTCAGTTAGAAGCTGAAACCTACGCGATGGGACTTGGACAGGTGTATACTTTTGGGCCAACTTTTAGAGCTGAAAACTCAAACACTTCAAGACACTTAGCAGAATTTTGGATGATAGAGCCAGAAGTGGCTTTTTGCGACCTGGATGGAAATATGGACCTGGCAGAAGATTTTATAAAATATGTGGTTTCTTATGTATTGGAGAACTGTAAAGATGATCTGGAATTTCTTGAAAACAGGTTGAAAGATGACGAAAAAACGAAACCAGCTGCAGAACGTAGCGAATTGGATTTACTAGAGAAATTGAAATTTGTGACTGAAAATAATTTCAAAAGGGTAAGTTATACGGAAGCTATAGATATCTTAAAAAATTCCAAGCCCAACAAAAAGAAAAAGTTCCAATACCCAATCGAAGAATGGGGAGCAGACCTTCAAAGTGAGCATGAGCGCTTTTTAGTTGAAAAACACTTTAAATGCCCGGTGATCCTTTTTGACTATCCTGCTGATATCAAGGCTTTTTACATGCGCCTTAATGAAGATGGCAAAACCGTAAGAGCAATGGATATTTTATTTCCAGGAATTGGAGAAATTGTAGGAGGCTCCCAAAGAGAGGAGCGCTTGGATGTTCTTAAAGAGAAAATGAAGGCATTGGGTATCGATGAAAAAGAACTTTGGTGGTACTTAGATACCCGTAAATTCGGGACTTGTGTGCATAGTGGCTTCGGACTTGGTTTCGAAAGGTTGGTACTTTTTGTAACCGGAATGACCAACATTAGAGATGTGATCCCTTTTCCAAGAACACCTCAAAACGCAGAATTTTAA
- a CDS encoding efflux RND transporter permease subunit: MSKIFSFGFWNSIARVILRNRIIIIAIIIGITIFLASQWQNMRFSYTEANLLPDDHEINITYNNFLDKFGEEGNLIVLAVNDPTLFTPEKFIAWNKLSEKLQTYPQVENVISLDNLKKLQKFNNPNRFEMVPFLKKGKWDSTQVAEYKDEIFNKLPFYDNLVYSNNTNTVQTALYLKEEIVNSKERKIFVIDELGPLIKQFEEDNDINVYVSGMPYIRTLNSQNIIDEIGLFIGGALLVTSLIFFFFFRSFRATLISMITVLIGVMWAFGVIGLLHYEITVLTALIPPLIIVIGVPNCIFLINKYQQEIKNHGNQAKSLQRVIAKVGNATLLTNLTTASGFATFILTDSKLLKEFGTVASINIIAIFILSLVIIPIIYSYMPLPKDKHLKHLNKRWIGGFVDWVERMVRDHRIAIYIGSIALLVVSIIGMYTIKISGSLLEDMPQQADFFKDIEFFEEEFNGVMPLEILIDTKRPKGALKLSTLKKMENLENTIIEVPELSSPLSLVRLAKYSKQAYYNGNPKYYQLPTSQEQNFIAPYLKGIASEGNLLNAYVDTTGQYARMTTFMKDIGTEEMERIEAGLWPQINKIFPPDRFDISITGKALIFQKGTTYLVKNLVISLSFAILLIALLMAWMFRSFRMILISLIPNLLPLIVTAGMMGFLGVPIKPSTILVFSIAFGISVDDTIHFLAKYRQELKANNWKIKRSVYGALRETTVSMFYTSIVLFFGFSVFMISSFGGTVALGGLVSATLLFAMLANLLLLPSLLLSLEKRIANKEILKEPAMQIIVNEDDDLLDEDQNNQN, from the coding sequence ATGTCAAAAATTTTCAGTTTTGGGTTTTGGAATTCCATTGCACGAGTGATCCTTCGGAATAGAATTATTATTATTGCCATAATTATTGGTATTACCATATTTCTTGCCTCCCAATGGCAAAATATGCGATTTTCTTATACCGAAGCAAACCTCTTGCCAGACGATCATGAGATTAATATCACCTACAATAATTTTCTGGACAAATTCGGGGAGGAAGGGAATTTAATAGTGTTAGCCGTAAATGACCCCACCCTTTTCACTCCTGAAAAATTTATAGCATGGAACAAACTTTCAGAAAAATTACAAACTTATCCCCAAGTAGAGAATGTAATTTCCCTAGACAACTTAAAGAAGTTACAAAAATTCAATAATCCCAATAGGTTTGAAATGGTGCCATTCCTCAAAAAAGGGAAATGGGACAGTACGCAGGTTGCTGAATATAAAGATGAGATTTTCAATAAACTGCCTTTCTACGATAATCTGGTTTATAGCAACAATACCAATACCGTACAAACGGCCCTTTACCTTAAAGAAGAGATAGTTAACTCTAAAGAACGAAAGATTTTTGTGATAGACGAGTTGGGACCGCTTATCAAGCAATTCGAAGAAGACAATGACATCAATGTTTACGTGTCTGGGATGCCGTACATAAGGACCTTGAACTCACAAAATATTATAGATGAGATAGGCTTGTTTATTGGGGGAGCATTGTTGGTAACTTCTTTGATCTTCTTCTTTTTCTTCAGATCCTTTAGAGCTACTTTAATCTCCATGATCACCGTACTTATTGGAGTAATGTGGGCTTTTGGGGTAATTGGGCTATTGCATTACGAGATCACGGTGCTTACCGCCCTAATCCCTCCTCTTATTATTGTAATTGGGGTCCCCAATTGTATTTTCCTGATCAATAAATATCAGCAGGAAATAAAAAACCATGGGAATCAGGCGAAATCCCTACAACGTGTTATCGCCAAAGTTGGGAATGCAACCTTACTTACCAACCTAACTACGGCATCTGGATTTGCAACTTTTATCCTTACAGATAGTAAGTTATTAAAGGAATTTGGTACTGTTGCCTCCATTAACATCATTGCGATTTTTATTTTGAGCTTAGTGATCATCCCGATTATTTATAGCTATATGCCATTGCCAAAGGACAAGCACCTAAAGCATCTCAACAAAAGATGGATTGGCGGATTTGTGGATTGGGTGGAGCGCATGGTAAGAGACCATAGGATTGCAATCTATATAGGTTCCATTGCATTATTAGTAGTAAGCATCATAGGTATGTATACTATTAAGATCTCTGGAAGTTTGTTGGAAGATATGCCACAGCAAGCAGATTTCTTTAAGGATATTGAGTTTTTCGAAGAGGAATTCAATGGGGTAATGCCATTGGAGATTTTAATTGATACTAAAAGGCCTAAAGGTGCCCTAAAACTTTCCACCCTAAAGAAAATGGAAAATTTGGAGAACACCATTATTGAGGTTCCAGAGCTTTCATCTCCTCTTTCCCTAGTACGACTCGCCAAATATTCCAAACAAGCTTATTATAATGGAAATCCAAAGTATTACCAATTGCCTACTTCTCAGGAGCAAAACTTTATTGCTCCCTATTTAAAAGGAATCGCTTCTGAAGGCAACTTGCTGAATGCCTATGTGGATACAACAGGGCAATATGCTAGAATGACCACTTTCATGAAAGATATTGGTACCGAAGAAATGGAACGAATTGAAGCAGGTTTATGGCCACAGATCAATAAAATATTCCCTCCAGACAGGTTCGATATTTCCATTACCGGGAAAGCGCTGATTTTTCAGAAAGGGACTACCTATCTGGTGAAAAACCTTGTTATCTCCCTTTCATTTGCCATCTTGTTGATCGCTTTATTGATGGCGTGGATGTTCAGATCGTTTAGAATGATCCTCATCTCGCTAATTCCAAACTTATTGCCGTTAATTGTAACCGCAGGAATGATGGGCTTTTTAGGGGTTCCTATTAAACCATCCACGATTTTGGTATTTAGTATTGCCTTTGGAATCTCTGTAGACGACACCATACATTTTCTGGCGAAATATAGGCAGGAACTAAAAGCGAACAACTGGAAGATCAAGCGCTCTGTTTATGGCGCATTAAGAGAAACTACCGTAAGTATGTTCTATACTTCCATAGTTTTGTTCTTCGGGTTTTCAGTGTTCATGATCAGTAGTTTTGGAGGTACCGTAGCATTGGGAGGATTGGTTTCGGCAACCCTTCTTTTTGCCATGTTGGCCAACTTATTGTTGCTCCCGTCTTTATTGCTTTCCTTGGAAAAGAGGATAGCCAATAAAGAGATCTTAAAAGAGCCAGCTATGCAGATTATTGTGAACGAGGATGATGATCTTTTAGATGAAGATCAAAATAACCAAAATTAG